TTCTACTCGAACTACGGCACCGACGAAATCGACGTGGGCGCGCCCGGCGGAGGGTACGAGACCCTCGAAAAGACGCTCGCCAGCGACACCGAGTGGCCGTATCCGACCAACCTCGTACTCTCGTCGGTCCCGCCGGAGATATACGGCGCGAACTACGCCTACTTCGCGGGCACCTCGATGGCCGCCCCGCAGGTTACCGGGACGGTCGGTCTCGTGCGGAGCATCGACCCCGACGCCCCGACCGAGGCGGTCGAGCAAGCTATTCGCTCGGGCGCGGAGGGCGTGGACGGCCAGAGCAGCGCCGACCTCGGCGCGGGCCGCCTCAACGCCGACAAGGCGCTCGACGCCAACAACATCAACTGACGCGACTGGGACCCGACCGGACTCCGAGTCGATACCTTCTTTCGTAGCACCCAACCGCGTCCAACGTTTGCCGTCCAATATGGAACCGGAAGCCGAGTCTGCGTGGGACTTGGACGCCGTCCTCGTCGGTGCGGGCGTCGACGCCGCGATTGCAGTCGTCGCCGCGACGCTGGCGCTCCCCGAACGAGTACGCTGGCCCGCCTTCGCCGGAGTCCTCGCGGGTGGACTCCTCGGCGGTTATCTCGCCGGGCGACTCGCCGCCGGGTCGTGGCGACGCCGCCCCCGTCACGGCCTGCTCGCCGGCGTCGTCGGCGGCGCGGCGTTCGCGCTCGCGGTCCGGTGGTCGTTCGAACCGGGCACGCCGCCCGGCGCGCTCCGGCCCGCGAACTACCTGTTGGCGACCGCCGCGGGGTGGTTCCCGTCGGGGTTCACCGCGCGTTACGACGCCCTCATCGGGGTCGCGGCCGCGCTGGCGTTCGGAGTCCTGTACGCCGTCGAGGGCGCGCTCGCGGCCGGGGCCGCACCCGGCGACGAGTCGGGCATCGTCGCGGTTCGCGAGTGACTACTCCGACTCCCACCACTCACTCCTGCGGTCGTCGTACGTCGCGTTCCGGAAGGGCGCGGGCCAGTCGGAGTCGTTCTCGAACCCGAAGCCGTAGCCCAGCCAGTAGCCGACGTGCCAGCCCACGGCCTCGGTGTCGATGTCGCTGAGCGTGATTCGGAGGCTATCGTAGCGTTCGAGCGCGCCGTCGCTGTCCGGGTCGACGCCGCGGACTCGACCGCAGGACCCGGTGTCGCCGTTCCGACAGGGGAGGTCGTCGGCGAACGTCACGACCACCTCCGCGTCGCTCCGGTTCGTCACGAACTCGAACGACACGTCCTCGGGGACGGTTCCGTTGGCTCCCCGGGCGTAGTAGTCGAGGGCGTGGCGGACCTGTTCGCGGACCGCTGCGGGGTCGTCGGTGGCGTTCGCGTCGAGGTACACCGTGAAGTTGGCGTCGCTCCACGGGAGTCGTCGCTCGGTGGCGTTCGGCCGCGGCAGCGACGTCAGCGGCGACGACGGAGCCATGACCGACTCTGGCCCGGCCGAGTGGTTCAGCCCCAGCGTGTGCCCGAGTTCGTGTTTTAGGATGAGTCGCGTCGATTCGTTGGAGTAGGACCCGACGACCTCGATGGATATCGGCCGGGAGACCTGCCCGCGGTGGTTCACGTAGGGAGCGCACCCGGCCGGGTCGGTGACGTTGGCGCACCCCTCTATGTTCTCGACGAACTCGACCACGATGTCGGGACTCGAAGCGTTCGGTTCTAGTCGGTAGTCGATAGAGAATCCGGCGAAGCGCGTGCTGTTGTTCGCCCAGAAGTCGAGGGCGTCGGACACGAGCGGTCGGAAGTTCCGCGATTCGTTCGCAGCGTTGTCGATAGCTACCGTCAACTCCCTCTCCCCCCACGGATTCGGCCGGTCCGGCGCTTCTTCGGACGTGAGCGCCCGTTGGTCGGCGAACCCCCGGTTTCCGCCCCGTTGTCGGGTGCCTCGGTCGCGCACCCGGCAAGCACGAGGAGGGCAGCGACGAACAGTGTTCGCCACATCAGCAACCACGACAACGGTATCACGTATCAAACTTGGCGTGGGTTTCGACCTGCCAGAATTCGCAGCAGGGGACTAGGACGCGGACTCGATTTCTAAGGCGTCCCGATGGAGACTGAAGGGGCGGCTTAACCGGACCCGCGTTCTCGGTGAGCCATCCCGTTCCGTCTGTCGGTGGCCGAGATGGTCATCCCGGGCGAGTAGACGTCCCAATGCTCAGACGGTGCCGCCCCGACCCCGGTCAGGGTTCGGGGTCGAAGAACTCGGCCAACTCCGCGCCGAACTCCGCGGCGAGTTCGCCGACCGCCTCGCCGACGAGCAGGTCGTAGCCGTTCGCTAGTGCCGACTCGACGTGGACCCCCAGCGCCACGCCGAAGAGGGCGTCGCTCTCCAGAAACGCCGCGGCCGTCTCGAACTCCCGTTCGCGCTCCACGACGTAGCGGTCGCCGTCGATGAACGGCCCGTACGGCGGTCCGGACCCCGCGGCCGTCCCACTGCCTCCGGAGTCGTCGGAACCGTCGGCGTACTTCCCGTAGAACCCCTCGGCGTGCTGGCGGACGTGGACCGGCGGCCCCTCGTGGCGCTCGACCGCCGGGCGCTCGGCCACCGCCAACTCGACGAAGAGGACCGCCGACTCGTCGGCGAACGTCGCGGCCCGGAGCGCGTCGAACCCCCGGCGGTCCAACTCCTTGCGCACACCGGACACCGACTTCCGGAGTTGGGGGTACAACTGGTCTTCGACCACGTCGGGCGCGTCGAACCGGAGCGCGACCGGGGTCGTCCCCCGCTTCCGGACGTGGTCGCGCACCTCGTCCGCGGAGAGGGGGTCGGTCGGGTCCGGGAAGAACAGGTCCTCGCGGGGGCGCTCCAGCAGCTCGCGGGCGTAGTGCTGGAGGCGCGCGACGTTCTCGGGGGCGCAGACCGCCGCCACGTTGCGCTCGGGGTCGGTCGGGTCGATGACCACCAGCGGGTCGTCGAACTCCGCCTGCCCGTGGTCCTCGGGGTCGAACCGGACCGGCGGGTGCCAGTCCTCGGCGGCCGCCTCGACCGTCTCCCGGAACCCGCCGTATTCGAGGACCAGCAGTTCGGTCAGGTAGCCCGAGAACCCCCGCGTGCGGAGGTCGCTCCCGTAGGCCCCGATTCCCTTGAGGAACTGCTTGAACAGGCGCACCTCCCCGGCGAGGTCCGCGTCGATGCGCTCGTCGAGGTACTCGTTGTGGAACGGCGTCCGGTCCACCGCCGACCGGATGTCGGTCGCCGAGTCGAGACGGTAACAGGGGACGAGGTCCACGTCGAAGCCGTCGTACTCGCCGGTCACGTAGGGATGTTCGGCGTACTCCTCGCGGCCCTCCGGCAGGACGGCGTGGCCCACCCTGAGACCGTAGGACTCCAACTCCTCGCGGTCCGCGTCGGCGGGGAACCGGACGAACAGGTCGATGTCGCGGTCGCCGCTTATCCACGTTCCGCGGGCGGTGCTCCCGACCTGAATCACGTCGCCCGACACCGGGAGGTCCGCGATGGCCTCCTCGGCGCGCTCGGTCAGCGCCGCCACGGCCTCGCGCATCCGCTGGCGCTCGCGCTCGCCGGGGTCGATTCGGTCGCCCACCGCGGCGACCACCGCCTCGAAGTCGTCGTCCTCGCCGGTCATACCCGTGGATTCTCGGCCCTCGGTCGAAAACGTGTCGTCTCGTCACGCCGGGTCTCCGCGGTGGGTGAACCGGGGTTCTACGCCGTGTGAACGCATCACGGCGTCAGGGCGAAAGCGAAAGCCCTATCAAATAACTCCCGCATATGCACGAATGCAGCAGGAAGCCGTCGTAGCTCAGTTGGTAGAGCGCCACGCTGTTAACGTGGTGGTCCCAGGTTCGAGTCCTGGCGACGGCGCTACTTTCTCGCGGCGAACAACGACGACGAGTGGAGTCTCGTCCCCGGACGCAGGACGCGCCGGTTGGATTCCCGGGGATGTCGTCGTCACAAACCGAAGTGGTTTAAAGAATCGACGCGTTACCTGCAACCGAAGGGCCCGTAGCTAAGTCTGGTAAAGCACCCGGCTCATATTGGCGGCTGGGACATCCAGCGTCATGGGACACCGGGCGATTCCTTGGTTCGAATCCGAGCGGGCCCACTTTCTGCCGACGCAACTCGCGAGCGCCGCGTAGCGTGCGAGACACACGGCGAAAATCACTCGTCGGGCGTCTCGACGCCGGTGAACTCGAAGCGCGCCCCGCCCGACTCGCCCTCGGTGATTTCGCAGTCCCAGTCGTGGGCGTCTACCAACTGTTCGACCACCGCGAGACCGAACCCGACACCGACGTTGCTGGTCGAGTAACCCGGTTCGAACACCGACTCGCGCTCGTCCTCGGGGATGCCCGGCCCGTCGTCCTCGACGTAGAAGCCGTCCGGTAGACTCCCGACTCGGACCGTCGCGTCTGGTCCGCCGTGTTCGGCCGCGTTCCGGAAGAGGTTCTCCAGCAGTTGGCGCAGGCGCGAGGGGTCGGCCCGAATCTCGCGGTCGGTCTCGACCGAGAGCGCCCCGTCGGGGTCGAGGTCCGCCCACCACTCGCGGGCCGCCTCGCCGAGGTTCAGCGGTTCGGTCGTGTCCACCGACCCGCCGCGGCGCGTGACCACGAGCAGGGTGTCTATCATCTCCTCGATGCGGTCCAAGGCGCGCTCGACCTCCCGGAACGCCGACGCGTCGGCGTCCTCGCCGAGCGCGTTCTCGACGCCCGTGTCGAGGTAAATCTGGGCTATCTCCAGCGGGTTGCGGAGTTCGTGGGCGAGCATGCTGGCGAAGGCGTCGAGTCGCTCGTTCTGCGCTTCGAGTTCGCGCTCGTGTTCCCGGCGCTCGCGCTCTCGCTCGACGCGGTCCAGCGCGGCTTCCGTCGTGGCCGCCAGCAGGTCGGCGAGTTCCCTGTCGTCGGCGTCGAACGCGCCGACTTCCTCGGAGACGACCGCGAGGACGCCGTGGTCGCCGAGCGGAATCCAGATACCGCTCCGGAGCGGCGTGTCGTCGCGGTACGTCAGGTCGGTCTCGGCCACGTCGTCGAACGTGACGGTCTCGCCATCGGCGAACGCGCGCCACGTGATTGACTCGTCGCCCGGACCGAACGTCGGGAGGTCGCCGAACATGTCGGCGACGTGGTCCGAGACCGCACACGGGGCCAGTTCCGACGCCTCGTCGTCGTACAGGTAGATTCCGGCACCCCGAATGCCCAAGACGTCGGTGGTGGTCTGGAGGACCGCCTCGCAGACCTCGTCGGCGGTCTCGAGTCCGAGGAGTTCCCGACTCGACTCGTGGAGCGCGGTCAGCGTCTGCTCGAACCGCACGCGCTCGGTGATGTCGCGCACGACGCCGGTCCGGGCGAACGCCTCGTCGTCGTACCGATACGGACCGAACCGGGTCTCGACCGGGACGGTGCCGCCGTCCTTCGTCCGGAGTTCGAGTTCGAGCGTCGCGCTCCCCATCTCGTCGGTGACCGCGTCGGTCATCTCGGCGGCCTCCTCGTTGATTCGCTCGCTGTGAACGACCGACGCGTGTTCGCCGAGAATCTCCTCCCGGTCGTAGTTAATCATCTCGCAGAAGGCGTCGTTGACCATCACGAACCGCTCGTCGGAGTCGAGGGCGTACACGCCGTCGCCGACCGTCTCCACGATGGTCTCGTAGCGTTCGAGTTCGCGCTCGCGCTCCTTGCGCTCGGTCACGTTCCGAAGCACGCCGATTCGCTCGTAGTCGGCGTCCGACCCGTCGTCGGTCGGCCTGACCACGAACGTCACCTCGACGTGAACCGTGTCGCCGTCGGCGGTCTTCAGGTCGTGTTCGACGGTCGCCGCGGACCGCTCCCCGGCGACGAGTTCCCGGTGTCGCTGCTCGACCTCTCGCTCGATTTCGTCGTCGTAGAATATCGACGGCGAGACCTCCCGGAGTTCGTCGAATTCGTAGCCGGTTATCTCCTCGAACGCGGAGTTGACCATCGAGAACGTCCCGTCGGGACCGACGACGTAGATACCGTCGTCCACCGTCTCCACGATGGTCTCGTAGCGTTCGAGTTCGCGTTCGCGCTCCTTGCGCTCGGTCACGTCTCGGAAGTACACCGACAGGCCGGTCTCCGAGGGGTAGGCCCGCACCTCGAACCACGTGGAGAGCGGCGAGTAGTACTCCACGAACGAGACCGGTTCCTGCGTCTCCATGGCTCGCTCGTACTGGCGCTGAAACGTCGTTCCCACGGCCTCCGAGAACACGTCCCAGACGTTCTCGCCGACCAGTTCCGCCTCGCTCTGGAGGAGCAGTTGCTCGGCTTCGTCGTTGACGTAGGTGACGTTCCAGTCGGTGTCCAGCGCGAAGAACGCGTCGGTGATGCGGGTGAACACCTCCGAGAGTTCTGTTTCGAGTTCGTCACGGCGCTGTTCGAGTTCGTACTGGCTCTCTTTGAGTTCGGTGATGTCCTCGGCCGCGCTGACGACTCGCTCGACGTCGCCGTCCTCGCGCACCGGGGCCGCGCTGACCGAGAGGTGGACTCGCTTGCCGGACGGTTGCTCCACGATGACCTCCTCGTTACAGACGGGGTCGCCGGTCTCGAAGGCGTGGCTGACGGGGTACTCGTCCTTCGACAGTCGGTTGCCCTCCGTGTCGTAGACCGTCCACTCCTCGGCGTCGCCCTCCGCGTCGTAGGGGAGTTTGTCGTCCCCGACGCCGACCAGTTCGGCCGCTCGCTCGTTCGCCCGCAACAGTTCGCCGTCGGCGTCCCGCACGGCTAACGCCGTCGGACTCGTGTCGAATATCTCCGCGACCAGCGCCTCCTCCTCGCGGAGTCGCTCGCCCGACGCGTCCGTGTCGGGCGCTTCGCGGACGAACCCCGTGAACAGCGACCGGCCGTCGCTCTCGTGAGTGAACCCCGAGACGGAGAGTCGCGTCTCGGTCCCGTCGGCGGTCAGCAACGTCACCTCGTAGTTCTCGTCGTCGAGCGGCGTCCCGCTCTCGCCGCCGACGTGGCGCTCGAACCAACTGGCGTATCGCTCCCGGAGGCGTTCGGGGACGAACTCGACGAACCGCTCGCCCCGCATCTCCGCCGGGTCGTAGCCGAGGAGGTCCTCGACTGCCGGGTTCGCGTAGACGATGGTCCCGTCGGCGTCGGCGGTGAGAACCGCGTCGGTCGCCGCCGCGACCATCCCGTCGAAGAAGCCCTCGTCGAACCCCGACGGCGCTTCCGGCGGTCGTTCGCTGTCTCCATCGGGACTCTCTTCGGCTTCCATTGATGGGTGTACGGACTAGTGGATGAATAGTGTGGCGCTCGCCGGGGTTCGCGGGTGACTCCTCGCACGAGTATCTACACCCGGTCGTTTCGACTTCTGGTCGTACGGAAACCGATGGCTCGTCTCGGGCGTCGGTTTCGCCGGATTCCTCGAAGGTCGAACGAGCGACTCGACTCGTGCCCGGCGTTGCGGACCGAGAACGTCGCGACCTACACCGACGCCAGACGGGCGATGTACACCAGACTCAGCACGTGGTCGTCCACGTCGAGGTCGGCCGGGCCGGGCTTGTCGGGGTCGAAGCTATCGACCTCGGAGAACCCTCGCATGTACTCCCGGAGGTTCTCGCGGACCCGCGTGGTTATCCAGCCGACTTCCTCGTAGTATTCGAGCGCGTTGCCCGTGTTCTCGAACCCGGCCTTGTTGATGAGCAGGTCGAGCCACTCGAAGACGACGACCTCGGTGCTGTACTGGTTCGGGAGGGCTTCGAGGTACGGTCGCTCGGGGAGCACCCCCGCGGCCGAGAACTGGCTCTGGAGTCGGACGAGTTCGTCGCGCTCGCTGTGGCGCAGCACCTCCTCGGGCGACGCGGGCAACTCCGCGTCGTCTTCGAACTCCTCGGGGGTCTCCCGGTTCGGGTCCGCGAGGCGACGCAGTTCGCGCAGGTCGTAATCTCCGGTCGTCGTCGGCATAGTAGTCGGGTACGTTCGGGTAACTCACACCGACCATTTAAGTTTTCTTGCCCTTCTACTGACTGACAGAACGGAAGTCGCCGTTTGAGTCGCGAACCGACCGGGTCTCGTTACCGGTCTCTGCCAGCAGTATCGCGGTCAGGCCGCGGTATCTGCGCCTCCGAACCGTGGTCATCGCAATTTCCCGACCTCCGACCGCAACGTGTCGGTCACCGCTGCCTTCCGTCTCCCAGTAGCCGTGTTCTATCTCGCAATCACGATATTGGACAGGAAGCGGACAGTTGGGGGGAAACAGACGCCGAACCGACACGACCTCCGCAGACCGAGAGGACCGAAGTAGCCGCAACCTATTCGTATCTGAGCGCCGAACTATATCGCATGGCAATCGTAGAAATAAATCTGGAAAAGCCCGCTCTCGTCGAGGAGTACCGTTACTCTGGCGAGACCTCCGAGGGAACGCAGTCGTCCGCTACTCACTCGAAGTCGTCCTCCGGTTCGAAGTCGTCCGGCGGCGGCAAGGGCAAACTGCTCGGTCTGCTCGCGCTCGTGGCCGCGGTCGGCGTCCTCGTCTGGAAGCGCAAGAGCGGCGGCAGCGGCGGACAGTCCCAGTCCGAAGAGGGGCAGTACGAACACGGTCCCGAACCGGAAATCGGCGGCGACGAGAGCGGCGGCCCGAAGCGCAAGGTCGCCAGCGCCCTCGGCCTGATGGTCGCCGTCGCGACGCTCGGTGCCGCCGTCCGGAAGCGCCGCCGGTAACGTCCTCCTTTTTCGAAATAACGGACTACAAAAACGGGAAGAGCTATCGCCTGACTACCGACTCCGGGCGAACAGGGCGGCCGCGAGGAGCGCGACGACCGCGGTCGCGGCGGTGAACCCGGGGACAGTCGCGCCGTTGTCCGTCTCGTCGTCCACGACCGTCGTCGTGTTCGTCTCGCCGGTGGTCTCTCCGTCGTCGGTCGTCTGAGTGTCGTCGGCCGTCTGGGTGTCGTCCGCAGTCTGGCCGTCGTCGGTCGTCTCCGTGGTCGTCTCGTTGGACGACGCCGACTGCATCGAGACCGTGCGCTCCGAGAAGTGGTTGACCGCGACCAGCACGTCCGCGCTGGCGTCGGCCGACGCGCTTCCCTCGCTCTGGAGCATGTAGCGCGACTGCTCGCTCCCGACCGCGCTCTTCAGTTGACTGTAGGTCGCGGCCTCGACCGCGGCCTCGCCGTCGACGCTCACCGCCACGCCCTCCGAGGCGTTCACGACGTTCTCGGAGACGCTGGTGATGAGGACGGTTCCTTCGTGGGTCGTCCGGTTGACCGCGAGGGTGACCGTCCCTTCGGCGGTCTGCTCGGTCTCGACCGTGGTGTTCTGGTCGTAGCTCACGGTATCCACGACGACGTTACCGCTGGCGCTGTCGCCGTCGCTCGCGTTCTCGGCCATCACGTAGGTCTCGGCCTTCGCGTCGCCCTCGGCGATGAGCGTCTCCTGCTCGTCGTCGCTCTCGTCCTTGCCCTCGGGGTACGACCGGAAGACGAGTCGGCCGTCCTCGCCGAGGTGGGCGGTCACGTCGCCGTCGTCGTTGACGGTGACGTTCCCCTCGCCGACGACGAGGAAGGTGCCTTCGGTCCCGTTCTCGGTCGTCACTTCGACCTGCGACTCGCTCTCGGCGGAGGCGTTCGCGCCCGCCGAGAGGTTGGCGACCGCGTAGTTCGACTTGTTGGACTCCACGACGAGGACGCCGTGTCCGTTGTCGTGGGCGGTCACGGTCGCGCCGCTCTCGGCCCGGACGCGGGCCTCGGTCTTCGTCGTCGCGCCGACGCTGAGACCTGCGCCGTCGATTCGGGTCACGGCCGACAGCGAGGCCCCGACGTCGACGAGACCGCCGCTCTCGACTTCGCTCGCGGACTGGACCTTCAGGGAGTCGAACATCGTCTCGCCGCGGACCGCGTAGTCGGTCACGGCGCTGTTCTCGGCGTCGAACGAGACGTGCGTTCCGGCGTACGCTTGCCCGGACGCCTGTTTCGCGTTCGTGGAGGCGGTGCTACCTGCGAGCGCTGCGGGGGCGATACTCGCCGTCACGACGAGTACCATCAGTGCGGTCGCTACTCGTTTCATGGCGGTTCGCCCTGAAACAGCAGTCCGTTATACGTCTTCTGGCCTCGTGAAAATCGCGTGACGGGAGCGACCTCTACCGATGGACGACCCCGTACATCGGTCTCCGAACCTGTCCGCCGGAACGCCTCGGTTACCGCGATATTTCGTCGCCCTCCTCGGCCAGCACGGACTCGACCTCCTCGCGGGTGACGACCGCCACGTCGCCCGGAATCGTGCGCTTGAGGGCGGCGGTCGCCGACCCGTATTCGAGCGCGGTCGCCACGCCGTCGCCCGCGAGT
This portion of the Halorussus sp. MSC15.2 genome encodes:
- a CDS encoding matrixin family metalloprotease, whose product is MRDRGTRQRGGNRGFADQRALTSEEAPDRPNPWGERELTVAIDNAANESRNFRPLVSDALDFWANNSTRFAGFSIDYRLEPNASSPDIVVEFVENIEGCANVTDPAGCAPYVNHRGQVSRPISIEVVGSYSNESTRLILKHELGHTLGLNHSAGPESVMAPSSPLTSLPRPNATERRLPWSDANFTVYLDANATDDPAAVREQVRHALDYYARGANGTVPEDVSFEFVTNRSDAEVVVTFADDLPCRNGDTGSCGRVRGVDPDSDGALERYDSLRITLSDIDTEAVGWHVGYWLGYGFGFENDSDWPAPFRNATYDDRRSEWWESE
- the cca gene encoding CCA tRNA nucleotidyltransferase codes for the protein MTGEDDDFEAVVAAVGDRIDPGERERQRMREAVAALTERAEEAIADLPVSGDVIQVGSTARGTWISGDRDIDLFVRFPADADREELESYGLRVGHAVLPEGREEYAEHPYVTGEYDGFDVDLVPCYRLDSATDIRSAVDRTPFHNEYLDERIDADLAGEVRLFKQFLKGIGAYGSDLRTRGFSGYLTELLVLEYGGFRETVEAAAEDWHPPVRFDPEDHGQAEFDDPLVVIDPTDPERNVAAVCAPENVARLQHYARELLERPREDLFFPDPTDPLSADEVRDHVRKRGTTPVALRFDAPDVVEDQLYPQLRKSVSGVRKELDRRGFDALRAATFADESAVLFVELAVAERPAVERHEGPPVHVRQHAEGFYGKYADGSDDSGGSGTAAGSGPPYGPFIDGDRYVVEREREFETAAAFLESDALFGVALGVHVESALANGYDLLVGEAVGELAAEFGAELAEFFDPEP
- a CDS encoding PAS domain S-box protein, with amino-acid sequence MEAEESPDGDSERPPEAPSGFDEGFFDGMVAAATDAVLTADADGTIVYANPAVEDLLGYDPAEMRGERFVEFVPERLRERYASWFERHVGGESGTPLDDENYEVTLLTADGTETRLSVSGFTHESDGRSLFTGFVREAPDTDASGERLREEEALVAEIFDTSPTALAVRDADGELLRANERAAELVGVGDDKLPYDAEGDAEEWTVYDTEGNRLSKDEYPVSHAFETGDPVCNEEVIVEQPSGKRVHLSVSAAPVREDGDVERVVSAAEDITELKESQYELEQRRDELETELSEVFTRITDAFFALDTDWNVTYVNDEAEQLLLQSEAELVGENVWDVFSEAVGTTFQRQYERAMETQEPVSFVEYYSPLSTWFEVRAYPSETGLSVYFRDVTERKERERELERYETIVETVDDGIYVVGPDGTFSMVNSAFEEITGYEFDELREVSPSIFYDDEIEREVEQRHRELVAGERSAATVEHDLKTADGDTVHVEVTFVVRPTDDGSDADYERIGVLRNVTERKERERELERYETIVETVGDGVYALDSDERFVMVNDAFCEMINYDREEILGEHASVVHSERINEEAAEMTDAVTDEMGSATLELELRTKDGGTVPVETRFGPYRYDDEAFARTGVVRDITERVRFEQTLTALHESSRELLGLETADEVCEAVLQTTTDVLGIRGAGIYLYDDEASELAPCAVSDHVADMFGDLPTFGPGDESITWRAFADGETVTFDDVAETDLTYRDDTPLRSGIWIPLGDHGVLAVVSEEVGAFDADDRELADLLAATTEAALDRVERERERREHERELEAQNERLDAFASMLAHELRNPLEIAQIYLDTGVENALGEDADASAFREVERALDRIEEMIDTLLVVTRRGGSVDTTEPLNLGEAAREWWADLDPDGALSVETDREIRADPSRLRQLLENLFRNAAEHGGPDATVRVGSLPDGFYVEDDGPGIPEDERESVFEPGYSTSNVGVGFGLAVVEQLVDAHDWDCEITEGESGGARFEFTGVETPDE
- a CDS encoding FlaD/FlaE family flagellar protein, with amino-acid sequence MPTTTGDYDLRELRRLADPNRETPEEFEDDAELPASPEEVLRHSERDELVRLQSQFSAAGVLPERPYLEALPNQYSTEVVVFEWLDLLINKAGFENTGNALEYYEEVGWITTRVRENLREYMRGFSEVDSFDPDKPGPADLDVDDHVLSLVYIARLASV
- a CDS encoding PGF-CTERM sorting domain-containing protein gives rise to the protein MKRVATALMVLVVTASIAPAALAGSTASTNAKQASGQAYAGTHVSFDAENSAVTDYAVRGETMFDSLKVQSASEVESGGLVDVGASLSAVTRIDGAGLSVGATTKTEARVRAESGATVTAHDNGHGVLVVESNKSNYAVANLSAGANASAESESQVEVTTENGTEGTFLVVGEGNVTVNDDGDVTAHLGEDGRLVFRSYPEGKDESDDEQETLIAEGDAKAETYVMAENASDGDSASGNVVVDTVSYDQNTTVETEQTAEGTVTLAVNRTTHEGTVLITSVSENVVNASEGVAVSVDGEAAVEAATYSQLKSAVGSEQSRYMLQSEGSASADASADVLVAVNHFSERTVSMQSASSNETTTETTDDGQTADDTQTADDTQTTDDGETTGETNTTTVVDDETDNGATVPGFTAATAVVALLAAALFARSR